In one window of Fictibacillus phosphorivorans DNA:
- the yqeH gene encoding ribosome biogenesis GTPase YqeH: MGLEQVKCVGCGVSIQTEDKEALGYAPLSALTKELPICQRCFRLKHYNEIHDVSLTDDDYRKIVSSIGDEDALVVKIVDIFDFNGSWLPGLHRYAGNNPILLVGNKLDLLPKSVNPNKVIHWMKKEAKELGLKPIDVKLISADKGYGIEELAESIDYYRQGKDVYVVGCTNTGKSTFINRLIKQFGEEAADLITTSHFPGTTLDLIDIPLDGRSHMYDTPGIINHHQMAHFVSKKELNIIMPKKEIKPMVFQLNELQTLYFGGLGRMDYIKGGKQSFVCHFSNHLNIHRTKTDKADELYEKHLGHMLAPPEDTENFPKLKRYEFVIKESKTDIVISGLGWVTFPEAGAKVAFYAPEGVAVTVRTSLI, from the coding sequence ATAGGTTTGGAACAAGTAAAATGTGTGGGTTGTGGAGTTTCCATACAAACAGAAGACAAAGAAGCGCTTGGATACGCACCTCTTTCGGCACTGACGAAAGAGCTGCCAATTTGCCAGCGCTGTTTTCGTTTAAAACACTATAATGAAATTCATGACGTAAGTTTAACAGATGATGATTATCGTAAAATCGTCTCAAGTATTGGAGATGAAGATGCACTAGTTGTTAAAATCGTTGATATTTTTGATTTTAATGGAAGCTGGTTACCGGGACTTCATCGTTACGCGGGTAACAATCCGATTCTTCTTGTCGGTAACAAGCTCGATCTGCTTCCAAAATCAGTGAATCCGAACAAGGTGATCCATTGGATGAAGAAGGAAGCAAAAGAGCTAGGCTTGAAACCGATAGATGTAAAATTGATCTCTGCTGACAAAGGTTATGGTATTGAAGAATTGGCAGAATCTATCGACTATTACCGTCAAGGAAAAGACGTATATGTTGTTGGGTGTACGAACACAGGAAAATCTACGTTCATAAACCGTTTGATCAAACAATTTGGCGAGGAAGCCGCTGACTTAATCACAACTTCTCATTTTCCTGGTACAACATTAGATCTCATTGATATTCCACTCGACGGAAGAAGTCACATGTACGACACGCCTGGAATCATTAATCACCACCAGATGGCGCATTTTGTTTCAAAGAAAGAATTGAACATCATCATGCCTAAAAAAGAGATCAAACCTATGGTGTTTCAGTTGAATGAGCTGCAGACTCTGTATTTTGGCGGACTAGGAAGAATGGATTATATAAAGGGAGGCAAACAGTCATTTGTATGCCATTTTTCAAACCATTTGAATATCCATCGAACGAAGACCGACAAAGCGGACGAATTATATGAGAAACATCTAGGACACATGTTAGCTCCACCTGAAGATACCGAGAACTTTCCGAAGCTTAAACGCTATGAATTTGTTATAAAGGAAAGCAAAACAGATATTGTGATCTCTGGACTAGGCTGGGTAACTTTCCCAGAAGCTGGTGCAAAGGTCGCTTTTTATGCGCCAGAGGGTGTAGCAGTAACGGTTCGAACATCCTTAATCTAA
- a CDS encoding YqeG family HAD IIIA-type phosphatase, which translates to MLKHFLPDQHVQNILDITPEMLVERGVKGIITDLDNTLVEWDRPEATPELIEWFTSIKEKGILITIVSNNTQHRVKSFSDPVGIPFIYSARKPMTKAFKRALKDMKLKNEQVVVIGDQLLTDVLGGNRLGLHTILVVPVASSDGFWTRFNRKIERIILSWMKRKGMLHWEE; encoded by the coding sequence ATGTTAAAACATTTTTTACCGGATCAACATGTTCAAAATATATTGGACATCACACCGGAAATGTTAGTTGAGCGTGGAGTAAAAGGTATTATTACAGACTTAGATAATACGCTTGTGGAATGGGACCGACCTGAAGCGACTCCAGAATTGATCGAGTGGTTTACTTCTATTAAAGAAAAAGGTATTTTGATCACAATTGTTTCAAACAATACACAACATAGAGTAAAGAGCTTCTCAGATCCTGTGGGTATCCCTTTTATCTATAGTGCTAGAAAACCAATGACCAAAGCTTTCAAACGTGCTTTGAAAGATATGAAGCTGAAAAATGAACAAGTTGTTGTGATTGGAGATCAGCTTCTTACTGACGTACTTGGTGGAAATCGATTAGGTTTGCATACTATACTCGTAGTACCAGTGGCTAGCAGTGATGGTTTTTGGACAAGGTTTAACAGAAAAATCGAACGCATCATTTTGTCTTGGATGAAAAGAAAAGGCATGCTGCATTGGGAGGAATAG